One window of the Canis lupus familiaris isolate Mischka breed German Shepherd chromosome 29, alternate assembly UU_Cfam_GSD_1.0, whole genome shotgun sequence genome contains the following:
- the LRRCC1 gene encoding leucine-rich repeat and coiled-coil domain-containing protein 1 isoform X6 produces MADSSTNTSDSFIDNVPEKDLRPKRDTDITSESDYGNRKECNRRISRRSKVPYYSKTIQAIKHHTKNNNPFMSCNRKMKQPFFKELYVRSSLANCNMLEESEEQKTEIIKVDKSSSEDTTYRSLVEQLDQEREKRWKAEQAEKKLLDYIDELHKHASGKKDLHSLALLTTDRLKEIIFKERNSKVQLEVMVHRLQNEIKKLTIELIKARDQQEDHIRHLRTLEKALEKMERQKGQQQAAQMRLIQEVELKAAAADREINLLRTSLHQEKEQVQQLHELLALKEQEHRKELETREFFSDAEFQEALAKEVAKEERKHEQDIKEYQEKIDTLNQQYMDLENEFRIALTVEARRFKDVKDGFENVATELAKSKHALVWAQRKENESSSLIKDLTCMVKEQKTKLAEVSKLKQETAANLQNQINTLEILIEDDKQKSIQIELLKHEKVQLISELAAKESLIYGLRTERKVWGHELAQQGTSLISNREKLEAQIESLCRENESLRKTNECDNDALRIKCKIIEDQTETIGKLKSCLQEREEQIKILQEKMTEIQKCTQEQLDEKSSQLDDIIEKLERHNERKEKLKQQLKIKELELEEIRKAYSTLNQKWHDKGELLSHLEMQVKEVKEKFENKERKLKAERDKSIELQKDAVEKLHSMDDAFKKQVDAIVEAHHAEIIQLASEKQKYIDSANLKVHRVEEEMRELLQETCKNKKAMEEKIKQLALALTEIQQEM; encoded by the exons ACCTCCGATTCTTTCATAGATAATGTTCCTGAGAAAGATCTCAGACCAAAAAGAGATACAGATATAACATCTGAAAGCGACTATGGCAACAGAAAAGAATGTAATAGAAGAATTTCTCGACGATCAAAAGTCCCATATTATTCCAAAACTATTCAGGCTATTAAGCACCACACTAAAAACAACAACCCTTTTATGAG TTGTAATCGTAAAATGAAACAacctttctttaaagaattatatGTAAGATCATCTTTAGCAAACTGTAATATGTTAGAAGAATCAGAAGaacagaagactgaaatcatTAAAGTAGACAAGAGTAGTTCAGAAGATACCACTTACCGG TCACTTGTTGAACAActagaccaagagagagagaagagatggaaGGCTGAACAAGCTGAGAAGAAACTTCTGGATTATATTGACGAACTGCACAAACATGCAAGTGGAAAAAAAGATCTTCATAGCCTGGCTCTACTTACCACAGATAG gctaaaggaaattatttttaaagagagaaattcCAAAGTACAACTCGAAGTTATGGTTCACAgacttcaaaatgaaataaaaaaactaactATTGAATTAATTAAAGCAAGGGATCAACAAGAGGATCACATTAGACACTTAAGAACCCTGgaaaaagcattagaaaaaatGGAGAGGCAGAAAGGGCAACAGCAAGCAGCACag ATGCGACTTATCCAAGAGGTGGAGCTCAAAGCTGCCGCTGCTGATAGAGAAATAAACTTACTTAGAACTTCTCTTCATCAAGAAAAGGAACAAGTGCAGCAACTTCATGAACTTCTTGCTTTGAAAGAACAAGAACACAG GAAAGAACTTGAAACAAGGGAGTTTTTCAGTGATGCCGAGTTCCAGGAAGCCTTAGCTAAAGAAGTagctaaagaagagagaaagcatgaacaagATATAAAAGAATACCAAGAAAAAATTGATACGTTAAACCAACAATATATGGATTTAGAAAATGAATTCCGTATTGCTTTAACTGTTGAAGCCAGAAGATTTAAAGAT GTTAAAGATGGTTTTGAAAATGTTGCAACTGAGTTAGCAAAGAGCAAGCATGCTCTTGTTTGGGCTCAacgaaaagaaaatgaatcttccTCTTTAATTAAAGATCTGACCTGTATGGTGAaggagcaaaaaacaaaacttgcaGAAGTTTCGAAATTGAAACAGGAAACAGCAGCAAATTTACAG AATCAAATCAACACCCTTGAAATCTTGATTGAAGATGACAAGCAGAAGAGTATTCAAATAGAACTTCTCAAGCATGAAAAAGTCCAGCTTATTTCTGAGCTAGCCGCCAAGGAATCACTAATTTATGGtttaaggacagaaagaaaagtatGGGGACATGAGCTGGCACAACAGg GTACATCTCTCATCTCAAATCGTGAGAAATTAGAGGCTCAAATTGAAAGTTTATGTAGAGAGAATGAGTCtttaagaaagacaaatgaaTGTGATAATGATGCATTAAGAATTAAGTGCAAAATCATAGAAGACCAAACTGAAACcattggaaaattaaaaagt tgttTACAAGAACGAGAAGAACAAATCAAAATATTACAAGAGAAGATGACTGAAATACAGAAATGTACTCAAGAACAGCTTGATGAAAAATCTTCACAACTGGATGACATAATTGAAAAACTAGAAAGacacaatgaaagaaaagaaaaactaaaacaacagttgaaaataaaggaattagAACTTGAGGAAATTAGAAAAGCTTACAG TACACTTAATCAGAAATGGCATGATAAAGGAGAGCTTCTAAGTCATCTTGAAATGCAagtaaaagaagtgaaagaaaaatttgaaaacaaggaaaggaaacttaaagcagaaagagacaaaagTATTGAACTACAAAA ggatGCCGTGGAAAAGCTTCATAGTATGGATGAtgcctttaaaaaacaagttGATGCAATTGTTGAAGCTCATCACGCTGAAATAATACAACTGGCAAGTGAAAAGCAGAAATACATCGATTCTGCAAATTTAAAG GTTCATCGAGTTGAAGAAGAAATGCGTGAACTTCTGCAAGAAACATGCAAGAACAAAAaagcaatggaagaaaaaattaagcaaCTTGCTCTTGCTCTGACTGAAATTCAGCAAGAAATGTGA